The following are encoded together in the Malaya genurostris strain Urasoe2022 chromosome 3, Malgen_1.1, whole genome shotgun sequence genome:
- the LOC131434738 gene encoding paternally-expressed gene 3 protein isoform X1, which produces MDCFEKGGGGTECCVEMNNDVIGSQHGLSSANGSLRTCFCFINPKGVLYNLFFAAILIVALAASSLGNPAPDCPPGGHGYSYPAPEVQLSIGKAINSVSVTPGFSSYSVDGAVKYASVGPSYSSYEASPAYSAYGSDSGLKLSSYVPAVKTVSASPGIVYAGKSPAASFASVLPATKLFSAAPAIVSKEYLPPVKTVVSAGPSYSSYDASPAISAYSATPAISSYISTPAVSKIVSSPAYSYASAAPIAKVATYSAPVAYAAPAVGYAKVAAPAVSYGAYAPAAKIAISAPSLSYAAYAPAAKVATYAAPAVSYASPVAKVAVAAPAVSYAAYAPVTKTASYAAPVSYASYAPAAKVATYAAPAISYAAPVAKVAVGAPAVSYASYAPVTKTASYAAPISYTSYAPAAKVATYATPAVSYAAPVAKVAVAAPAVSYASYAPAAKIASYAAPAAYASYAPVAKVAYAAPASYATSYATSSKVAYAAPVAKVASYASPVAYASYAPKVAYAAPAVSYAAAAPAISKYVSTPAVSSYYATPAIAKYTAGPAISSSYVSAPAVTKYAPYSAHAYAPAVSKYVSSPAYSAYSATPAVSSYYSSPAVSKVVSGPAYSSYIAAPAVAKVTAVPAVSTSYVSPAVSSAYVTPAIAKVAATPAISTAYVSGPAVSKYVTGPSYAAYSSGPAIAKYAVSPAVSAYSSGAGYSKIVAGPAYSTYHSSPAISKVISTPAVAAYSAGPVYSAYSVAPTVAKYAAGPAYATYASSGADVRYAAAIPAISTSYAAAPVSTIVKSAVPATIVKTVAEKHLEYYDDHPRYAFEYGVNDPLTGDHKHQKEERDGDVVRGQYSLVEPDGNVRTVDYYADWATGFHATVTNSRDQVHATKVLGKRAVVKA; this is translated from the exons ATGGACTGTTTTGAGAAGGGGGGCGGGGGCACGGAATGTTGTGTTGAAATGAACAATGATGTGATTGGATCACAACATGGACTGAGTAGTGCAAACGGATCTTTGAGGacatgtttttgttttattaatcCTAAGGGTGTTCTTTACAATTTG TTTTTCGCTGCAATCTTGATTGTGGCCTTAGCAGCGTCTAGTTTAGGGAACCCTGCTCCAGACTGTCCGCCCGGAGGACACGGTTACTCTTATCCAGCACCCGAAGTACAACTATCCATAGGCAAAGCAATCAATTCAGTCAGCGTAACACCGGGTTTTTCCTCGTATTCAGTGGATGGAGCCGTCAAGTATGCATCCGTTGGACCTTCGTACAGTTCGTACGAAGCATCGCCAGCCTATTCCGCATACGGAAGTGATTCCGGGCTGAAACTCTCGAGCTATGTTCCGGCCGTAAAGACCGTATCGGCATCACCGGGAATTGTGTATGCAGGCAAATCACCAGCCGCCTCGTTTGCCTCGGTGCTACCTGCTACCAAGCTGTTTTCGGCTGCACCTGCCATTGTTTCCAAAGAATATTTACCACCTGTGAAGACAGTGGTATCCGCTGGCCCATCCTATTCATCGTACGATGCTAGCCCAGCTATTTCAGCTTATTCCGCAACGCCCGCAATATCTTCTTATATTTCAACACCAGCCGTTAGTAAGATCGTAAGTTCTCCCGCTTACAGTTATGCATCTGCTGCACCGATCGCAAAGGTTGCCACATATTCAGCACCCGTGGCCTACGCTGCTCCTGCCGTAGGTTATGCTAAGGTGGCAGCTCCTGCTGTATCGTACGGTGCCTATGCTCCAGCTGCTAAAATCGCCATTTCTGCTCCATCCTTGTCCTATGCCGCATACGCTCCCGCTGCCAAAGTAGCAACATATGCCGCACCTGCTGTAAGCTACGCATCTCCAGTTGCTAAAGTAGCCGTAGCTGCACCAGCTGTTTCCTATGCTGCCTACGCCCCAGTCACAAAAACGGCCAGCTACGCAGCTCCAGTTTCTTACGCATCCTATGCGCCTGCCGCCAAGGTAGCAACATATGCCGCACCTGCCATTAGCTATGCTGCTCCTGTTGCTAAAGTTGCCGTAGGTGCTCCTGCTGTATCCTACGCTTCGTACGCCCCAGTAACCAAAACGGCCAGCTATGCTGCACCAATATCCTACACATCATACGCTCCTGCTGCTAAAGTAGCAACATATGCCACACCAGCTGTAAGCTATGCAGCTCCTGTCGCTAAAGTTGCCGTAGCTGCTCCGGCTGTTTCTTATGCATCATACGCTCCAGCTGCAAAAATAGCCTCGTACGCTGCACCAGCTGCCTATGCATCGTACGCTCCCGTAGCTAAAGTTGCTTACGCAGCTCCAGCATCTTACGCAACCTCGTATGCAACTAGCTCGAAAGTTGCCTACGCTGCTCCTGTGGCGAAAGTTGCATCGTACGCCTCTCCGGTAGCATATGCTAGTTATGCACCAAAGGTAGCATACGCTGCTCCGGCCGTATCTTATGCTGCCGCTGCTCCTGCCATATCAAAATACGTTTCTACTCCAGCCGtgtcttcatactacgcaacaCCAGCTATTGCGAAATATACTGCCGGTCCGGCCATATCAAGTTCTTATGTATCGGCACCAGCCGTCACCAAATACGCTCCATATTCGGCTCACGCATACGCACCAGCTGTTTCGAAGTACGTGTCATCCCCAGCATACTCCGCATACTCAGCAACACCAGCCGTTTCGTCTTACTACTCTTCGCCTGCCGTATCTAAGGTAGTATCCGGTCCAGCATACTCATCGTACATCGCGGCTCCAGCCGTCGCAAAGGTGACCGCCGTTCCTGCTGTCTCGACATCATACGTTTCACCAGCTGTCTCGTCGGCTTATGTCACACCAGCCATCGCTAAAGTTGCTGCAACTCCTGCAATCTCAACTGCCTACGTGTCGGGACCGGCTGTTAGCAAATATGTAACAGGTCCCTCTTATGCGGCATACAGTTCTGGTCCAGCCATCGCCAAGTATGCCGTTAGTCCAGCCGTTTCTGCCTACAGTTCTGGAGCCGGTTATTCTAAAATAGTTGCAGGACCTGCCTATTCCACCTATCACAGTAGTCCGGCTATCTCCAAGGTAATCAGCACTCCGGCAGTGGCTGCCTACAGTGCTGGTCCGGTCTACTCAGCCTACTCAGTTGCACCCACCGTCGCTAAGTACGCTGCTGGTCCGGCTTACGCCACTTACGCCTCTTCCGGTGCTGATGTTCGTTATGCAGCTGCTATTCCTGCCATTTCTACAAGTTACGCGGCTGCACCAGTCTCAACAATTGTGAAGTCTGCAGTACCCGCTACAATCGTGAAGACAGTCGCCGAGAAACATCTCGAATACTAT gaTGATCATCCACGATACGCTTTCGAATATGGAGTCAATGATCCTCTGACCGGCGATCACAAACACCAGAAGGAGGAACGTGACGGTGATGTCGTGCGGGGTCAGTACTCCCTGGTTGAACCGGATGGCAATGTGCGTACGGTCGATTACTACGCCGATTGGGCCACCGGATTCCATGCCACCGTGACCAACAGCAGGGATCAGGTCCACGCGACTAAAGTACTGGGAAAACGTGCCGTTGTTAAAGCGTAA
- the LOC131434738 gene encoding paternally-expressed gene 3 protein isoform X2 → MKFFAAILIVALAASSLGNPAPDCPPGGHGYSYPAPEVQLSIGKAINSVSVTPGFSSYSVDGAVKYASVGPSYSSYEASPAYSAYGSDSGLKLSSYVPAVKTVSASPGIVYAGKSPAASFASVLPATKLFSAAPAIVSKEYLPPVKTVVSAGPSYSSYDASPAISAYSATPAISSYISTPAVSKIVSSPAYSYASAAPIAKVATYSAPVAYAAPAVGYAKVAAPAVSYGAYAPAAKIAISAPSLSYAAYAPAAKVATYAAPAVSYASPVAKVAVAAPAVSYAAYAPVTKTASYAAPVSYASYAPAAKVATYAAPAISYAAPVAKVAVGAPAVSYASYAPVTKTASYAAPISYTSYAPAAKVATYATPAVSYAAPVAKVAVAAPAVSYASYAPAAKIASYAAPAAYASYAPVAKVAYAAPASYATSYATSSKVAYAAPVAKVASYASPVAYASYAPKVAYAAPAVSYAAAAPAISKYVSTPAVSSYYATPAIAKYTAGPAISSSYVSAPAVTKYAPYSAHAYAPAVSKYVSSPAYSAYSATPAVSSYYSSPAVSKVVSGPAYSSYIAAPAVAKVTAVPAVSTSYVSPAVSSAYVTPAIAKVAATPAISTAYVSGPAVSKYVTGPSYAAYSSGPAIAKYAVSPAVSAYSSGAGYSKIVAGPAYSTYHSSPAISKVISTPAVAAYSAGPVYSAYSVAPTVAKYAAGPAYATYASSGADVRYAAAIPAISTSYAAAPVSTIVKSAVPATIVKTVAEKHLEYYDDHPRYAFEYGVNDPLTGDHKHQKEERDGDVVRGQYSLVEPDGNVRTVDYYADWATGFHATVTNSRDQVHATKVLGKRAVVKA, encoded by the exons atgaaG TTTTTCGCTGCAATCTTGATTGTGGCCTTAGCAGCGTCTAGTTTAGGGAACCCTGCTCCAGACTGTCCGCCCGGAGGACACGGTTACTCTTATCCAGCACCCGAAGTACAACTATCCATAGGCAAAGCAATCAATTCAGTCAGCGTAACACCGGGTTTTTCCTCGTATTCAGTGGATGGAGCCGTCAAGTATGCATCCGTTGGACCTTCGTACAGTTCGTACGAAGCATCGCCAGCCTATTCCGCATACGGAAGTGATTCCGGGCTGAAACTCTCGAGCTATGTTCCGGCCGTAAAGACCGTATCGGCATCACCGGGAATTGTGTATGCAGGCAAATCACCAGCCGCCTCGTTTGCCTCGGTGCTACCTGCTACCAAGCTGTTTTCGGCTGCACCTGCCATTGTTTCCAAAGAATATTTACCACCTGTGAAGACAGTGGTATCCGCTGGCCCATCCTATTCATCGTACGATGCTAGCCCAGCTATTTCAGCTTATTCCGCAACGCCCGCAATATCTTCTTATATTTCAACACCAGCCGTTAGTAAGATCGTAAGTTCTCCCGCTTACAGTTATGCATCTGCTGCACCGATCGCAAAGGTTGCCACATATTCAGCACCCGTGGCCTACGCTGCTCCTGCCGTAGGTTATGCTAAGGTGGCAGCTCCTGCTGTATCGTACGGTGCCTATGCTCCAGCTGCTAAAATCGCCATTTCTGCTCCATCCTTGTCCTATGCCGCATACGCTCCCGCTGCCAAAGTAGCAACATATGCCGCACCTGCTGTAAGCTACGCATCTCCAGTTGCTAAAGTAGCCGTAGCTGCACCAGCTGTTTCCTATGCTGCCTACGCCCCAGTCACAAAAACGGCCAGCTACGCAGCTCCAGTTTCTTACGCATCCTATGCGCCTGCCGCCAAGGTAGCAACATATGCCGCACCTGCCATTAGCTATGCTGCTCCTGTTGCTAAAGTTGCCGTAGGTGCTCCTGCTGTATCCTACGCTTCGTACGCCCCAGTAACCAAAACGGCCAGCTATGCTGCACCAATATCCTACACATCATACGCTCCTGCTGCTAAAGTAGCAACATATGCCACACCAGCTGTAAGCTATGCAGCTCCTGTCGCTAAAGTTGCCGTAGCTGCTCCGGCTGTTTCTTATGCATCATACGCTCCAGCTGCAAAAATAGCCTCGTACGCTGCACCAGCTGCCTATGCATCGTACGCTCCCGTAGCTAAAGTTGCTTACGCAGCTCCAGCATCTTACGCAACCTCGTATGCAACTAGCTCGAAAGTTGCCTACGCTGCTCCTGTGGCGAAAGTTGCATCGTACGCCTCTCCGGTAGCATATGCTAGTTATGCACCAAAGGTAGCATACGCTGCTCCGGCCGTATCTTATGCTGCCGCTGCTCCTGCCATATCAAAATACGTTTCTACTCCAGCCGtgtcttcatactacgcaacaCCAGCTATTGCGAAATATACTGCCGGTCCGGCCATATCAAGTTCTTATGTATCGGCACCAGCCGTCACCAAATACGCTCCATATTCGGCTCACGCATACGCACCAGCTGTTTCGAAGTACGTGTCATCCCCAGCATACTCCGCATACTCAGCAACACCAGCCGTTTCGTCTTACTACTCTTCGCCTGCCGTATCTAAGGTAGTATCCGGTCCAGCATACTCATCGTACATCGCGGCTCCAGCCGTCGCAAAGGTGACCGCCGTTCCTGCTGTCTCGACATCATACGTTTCACCAGCTGTCTCGTCGGCTTATGTCACACCAGCCATCGCTAAAGTTGCTGCAACTCCTGCAATCTCAACTGCCTACGTGTCGGGACCGGCTGTTAGCAAATATGTAACAGGTCCCTCTTATGCGGCATACAGTTCTGGTCCAGCCATCGCCAAGTATGCCGTTAGTCCAGCCGTTTCTGCCTACAGTTCTGGAGCCGGTTATTCTAAAATAGTTGCAGGACCTGCCTATTCCACCTATCACAGTAGTCCGGCTATCTCCAAGGTAATCAGCACTCCGGCAGTGGCTGCCTACAGTGCTGGTCCGGTCTACTCAGCCTACTCAGTTGCACCCACCGTCGCTAAGTACGCTGCTGGTCCGGCTTACGCCACTTACGCCTCTTCCGGTGCTGATGTTCGTTATGCAGCTGCTATTCCTGCCATTTCTACAAGTTACGCGGCTGCACCAGTCTCAACAATTGTGAAGTCTGCAGTACCCGCTACAATCGTGAAGACAGTCGCCGAGAAACATCTCGAATACTAT gaTGATCATCCACGATACGCTTTCGAATATGGAGTCAATGATCCTCTGACCGGCGATCACAAACACCAGAAGGAGGAACGTGACGGTGATGTCGTGCGGGGTCAGTACTCCCTGGTTGAACCGGATGGCAATGTGCGTACGGTCGATTACTACGCCGATTGGGCCACCGGATTCCATGCCACCGTGACCAACAGCAGGGATCAGGTCCACGCGACTAAAGTACTGGGAAAACGTGCCGTTGTTAAAGCGTAA